In one window of Streptomyces griseus subsp. griseus DNA:
- the hisS gene encoding histidine--tRNA ligase: MSTFQAPKGTYDLTPPDSAKFLAVREAISAPLRDSGYGYIETPGFENVELFARGVGESTDIVTKEMYTLTTKGGDQLALRPEGTASVLRAALEANLHKAGNLPVKLWYSGSYYRYERPQKGRYRHFSQVGAEAIGTEDPVLDAELIILADQAYRSLGLRQFRILLNSLGDKECRPVYREALQTFLRDLDLDEETRRRIEINPLRVLDDKRADVQKQLTDAPKLRDYLCDACKAYHEEVRALLTAAGVVYEDDEKLVRGLDYYTRTTFEFVHDGLGSQSAVGGGGRYDGLSEMIGGPALPSVGWALGVDRTVLALEAEGVELDLPVTTSVYAVPLGEEARRALFAVVTELRRAGVPADFAFGGRGLKGAMKSANRSGARYTLVAGERDLAEGVVQLKDMESGEQDAVPLAGVVAELTKRLG; the protein is encoded by the coding sequence GGGACTCCGGCTACGGCTACATCGAGACACCCGGCTTCGAGAACGTGGAGCTGTTCGCGCGCGGTGTCGGTGAGTCCACCGACATCGTCACCAAGGAGATGTACACCCTCACCACCAAGGGCGGCGACCAGCTGGCGCTGCGCCCCGAGGGCACCGCGTCCGTCCTGCGCGCGGCCCTGGAGGCCAACCTCCACAAGGCCGGCAACCTCCCCGTCAAGCTCTGGTACTCCGGCTCGTACTACCGCTACGAGCGCCCGCAGAAGGGGCGCTACCGCCACTTCTCGCAGGTCGGCGCCGAGGCCATCGGCACCGAGGACCCGGTGCTGGACGCCGAGCTGATCATCCTCGCCGACCAGGCGTACCGCTCGCTCGGCCTGCGCCAGTTCCGCATCCTGCTGAACTCCCTCGGAGACAAGGAGTGCCGCCCCGTCTACCGCGAGGCGCTCCAGACCTTCCTGCGCGACCTCGACCTCGACGAGGAGACCCGCCGCCGCATCGAGATCAACCCGCTGCGCGTCCTGGACGACAAGCGGGCCGACGTACAGAAGCAGCTCACCGACGCGCCCAAGCTCCGCGACTACCTCTGCGACGCCTGCAAGGCGTACCACGAGGAGGTCCGCGCTCTGCTGACGGCGGCCGGAGTCGTCTACGAGGACGACGAGAAGCTCGTCCGGGGCCTCGACTACTACACCCGCACGACCTTCGAGTTCGTCCACGACGGCCTGGGCTCCCAGTCCGCGGTGGGCGGCGGCGGCCGTTACGACGGCCTCTCCGAGATGATCGGCGGCCCCGCGCTGCCCTCGGTCGGCTGGGCCCTCGGTGTGGATCGCACGGTCCTCGCCCTGGAGGCGGAGGGCGTCGAGCTCGACCTCCCCGTCACCACCAGCGTCTACGCCGTCCCGCTCGGCGAGGAGGCCCGCCGGGCGCTGTTCGCCGTCGTCACCGAGCTGCGCCGCGCGGGCGTCCCCGCCGACTTCGCCTTCGGCGGCCGTGGCCTGAAGGGCGCGATGAAGAGTGCCAACCGCTCGGGCGCGCGCTACACCCTGGTGGCGGGCGAACGCGACCTGGCCGAGGGCGTCGTCCAGCTCAAGGACATGGAGTCCGGCGAGCAGGACGCGGTGCCGCTGGCCGGGGTCGTGGCGGAGCTGACGAAGCGCCTCGGCTGA
- a CDS encoding vitamin K epoxide reductase family protein produces the protein MTTAAVDHDLSSDQGEGGGKRTFGAGRGLALLLMITGAAGLLASWVITIDKFKLLEDPSFTPGCSLNPVVACGNIMKSDQASAFGFPNPMLGLVTYGMVIAIGVGLLAGARYRNWFWLGLNAGTLFGVGFCTWLQYQSLYNINSLCLWCCLAWVATIIMFCYVTTHNIKHRILPAPAWLRSGLTEFHWVPPVLWIGIIGMLILTRWWDFWTS, from the coding sequence ATGACGACTGCTGCGGTAGACCACGACCTCTCCTCCGACCAGGGCGAGGGCGGCGGCAAGCGCACCTTCGGGGCCGGACGGGGTCTCGCCCTGCTCCTGATGATCACCGGCGCGGCCGGTCTGCTGGCCTCCTGGGTCATCACCATCGACAAGTTCAAGCTGCTGGAGGACCCGTCCTTCACACCGGGGTGCAGCCTCAACCCGGTTGTCGCGTGCGGCAACATCATGAAGAGCGATCAGGCCTCCGCGTTCGGGTTCCCCAACCCGATGCTCGGCCTGGTCACGTACGGCATGGTCATCGCCATCGGGGTGGGCCTGCTCGCCGGCGCCCGCTACCGCAACTGGTTCTGGCTCGGCCTCAACGCGGGCACCCTCTTCGGGGTCGGCTTCTGCACCTGGCTCCAGTACCAGTCGCTGTACAACATCAACTCGCTCTGCCTCTGGTGCTGCCTGGCCTGGGTCGCGACGATCATCATGTTCTGCTACGTGACCACGCACAACATCAAGCACCGCATCCTCCCCGCGCCCGCCTGGCTGCGCAGCGGGCTGACCGAGTTCCACTGGGTGCCGCCGGTGCTCTGGATCGGGATCATCGGGATGCTGATCCTGACGCGCTGGTGGGACTTCTGGACCAGCTGA